In the Candidatus Poribacteria bacterium genome, AACCGAGGGGAACACAGAAGTTCTCAGATACATCAGGCAATGCCTACCATCTGGTCGGTAAAAATGGTGCGCAGACAGATGGCACACTCGCAGTTGAAGCAGAAGGAAAACTTGCGACGATATGGGGACGACTGAAGCAATGAAAAAGAAACTTCAGTCTTGTGTTTTGAGTTTCCCCCATATCGTCGTTAAGAGGGATGACTGAGGCGAGACCGGCAAAGCAAACGCCGGATCGAACCAATCCGGCTTGAAGTTATCTCCCTGCCGGTGTGTGAGTCGTTCTGGAGCACCGCCGTCCACAGCGACTTTGAAGAGATCTCTGACACCACCGATCCCCTTGTTGTAAATGAGTTCATCCCCGTCCGGAGACCAGGAAGGGTTAAACGCTGCCATGCCCTCTCCAGCATCAATAATCTTCCTCAGTCCGCTACCATCTCGGTTCGCGACATGGATACCCATACTCCCGCCTACCCCTCTACCTCTCCAAGAAAAGGCTATCTGAGCACTATCGGGTGCCCAGGCAGGGTCAAACATCGAGGTCTCCCCCGGAAGAAGTTCCTCTTCTACATGCGTTTGTAGATTGACAATCTGGACCCTGACCTTCGGAAGTTGGAGATTTCCGTTTTCACCCCAAACGAACTTACTTGCCATAAAGGCTATCTCAGAACCGTTGGAAGACCACGCAGGCCATAAGCCATCCGCAACTTCTGTCTCATCTTTTCCATCACTTGAAGCGGTATAGATAGAGAATGTGTGAAACCGGTGATAAGCAAGTGCTTTTCCATCAGGGGACCACGTTGGGAACTCTCTGCCTATCAATTTTTTGAAGACCTGACGTACATTCGTTCCATCTGGATCCATAAGGTAGAGATCCTCTATTCCACCTCGATCCGAGGTAAAAAGAATCTGTTCACCTGTCGGCGACCAGACAGGTGAGGTATCCTTGGCACGGTGCTGGGTTAAGTTTTTCTGATCAGAGCCATCCAGATTCATGATATAAATCTCAAAATTGCCATCACGCCTTGATGTAAATACAATTTTGGCAGTTTCCGGGGCTTTTGCTGGAACAGAAACCGATAGGGAAGCAAAGATAAGGAATATGCTAAGCACATAACATAAGCGTTTCATGGTGTTTTCCTCCACGGAGTTTTCTGAAACCTGAAATCGGCTATTCCGTCTCGATATTCCATTGCTCGGCACGTTTTATGAATACCAACGGATCCTGTAACCACTCTCCATAACCAATGCTTTTGTTGTTTGTCAGATAATTAAGTTTTTTATCAATACAGGCGGCAAGAGCAGTATCTTCAAGAGCGAGCGTAAATCCTCCATATTCTACCTGTTCATCAAATGCGGTGATAACAAACGCCCCATTTGAGGCATGCACAGTGTTCTGGTTTCCAATCTCACCCCTCGCGATTGCGTCAATACTGCCCGCAGCAAGCGCATCAAGCAACTCCGACTCCCCCAATTCGTCGCCAAGATAGATGACTTGCGGCATGTTTGCCGTAGGTGGATAGAGATGTCGCCTCCCTATCAGATTTGGAGATGACCTCGCGGCTGTAATCGTATAAGCTGCTGTGCCGTCGGAAACCACCAGAGTGCCGTCATCCATTTCAATCCGGGTTCCGGACATGAGGATGCCGTCTTCATCCACAAGTTTTGTGAGTTGAAGTAAACGCGCTTCTCCTGTTGTGCCAGAAAGTGCCCCAACACGGACTCCGCTATTGAGAGCAGCATGCGAAGAGAGACGTTCCGCATCCGCAGCGCGAACCAGAAGTGTTTGCCGAAACTTGATATGTCCGGACGTAAAAGTGATAAGCGGTGTCCCTGTCACGTCCTGTGTCCGAGATTCCAGAATCGTGATGCCGCCGCCGATAATATCATACGTCGGTTCAGCAGACTTCAGCCAGATGCCATCCCATTCAGCGATAGCCCTGCGAGAAAACGTCAAACCTGTTCCTTTCATCGCTTCAAGGGCACTCAATAAATCTGCTTCGTATCCAAGATGCGTATTGAACGCAGTCGAAGCGGGGTCTTCTTCGGCACTGTAACTAATAGGCGCGAAATAGGCATAAAAGCCGACCTTCAGCACGCGGGTTCCGTCTGTGCAAGTTTCAATCGCGGATACTTTTTGTGGTGCGACAATTTGTTGAACCCGCTCACACCCTGAAAGCATCGCTGTTAAAAACATAAATAAGGCAAAGATTTGAAATTGTATTGAAATCCTCTTATTGGAACGTGAGTTTGACATAGTGATGAATTTAATGTCGTTTGTGGAAACGTCTCTATTGAGCATCTTCCTCAATACGAATGTGTTGATTCGGTTTGACGTTCTTGCGCGTGCTGATAGCACCGCTGGGCCACTTCACTTCAATGGTTTCGATAATAGTATCATCGTTTATGCCGAAGATGGCTGTGAGTTCACTCTGTGAGCAGTAGCTGGAGCCGCTCTTAACGGTTCGTGTTTGTGTTCCGAGTGTGGAAGTTACGCGGATCTCCGCGCCAATTCCGTCGCGATTGCTTGCTTGTCCGACGAGTTGTACCTTAATCCACGCGTTAAGATTTCCTCCGTCGTTTCGGAAGAGATGTGCGGGTCCGTTGGAAGTCGTAACGAGCAGGTCCCAGTCGCCGTCGTTGTCGATATCGCCATAAGCTGCGCCTCTCCCGACCATCGGCTTTGCCAAATCCGCACCAACTTTGTGGACTGCCTCGGTGAATTTGCCGTGAGAGTCGTTATGAAATAGATGCGGCGGTTGCGCATAGGTAACTTGGCTCTGGATGGCGTTGATGTCGTTTTCAACGTGTCCGTTGGCGGTGAAGATGTCGAGGTTTCCGTCGAGATCGAAGTCGAAGAAGAAGCATGCGAAAGTGAGCGTCAATAAGGTTGCATTTCCGATATGTGCGGCAGGCGCGTCATCAATGAAAAAATCGCCTTCGTTGTGATAGAGGTTGAGCATTTCGTTGGAGAAGTTGCCGATCACGAGGCTTTCTTTGCCGGTGCGATCATAGTCTGCGGCATCAATGCCCATTGCACCGGTTGCGACACCGCTTTCGTTATAGGCAATTCCCGTGAGCATTCCAGCTTCAATAAAGGTGCCGTCGCCGTTGTTCTGATAGAGTTTGTTGGGTTGTGTGTCGTTTGCCTCAAAGATATCCAGTAAGCCATCGGCATTGTAATCGAAGATGCAAACACCGAGTGATTTACTCGTGTTATCCTCAATGCGTGCGATACGAGAGACATCGGTGAATGTGCCGTTGCCTCGATTTCTGAAGAGTTTGCTGGACTGGCCTGTGTAGGATTCAGGGGTGCAGTAGGATTTATTGATGCCATCGAGGGTACAGAACAGGTCGTTTTCTATGCTCCATTCAACGTAGTTCGCGACGTAGAGGTCAAGATGTCCATCCTTATTGTAGTCGAACCATGCGCAACTTGTACCGAAGCCCGGGTTATTGATACCGGCGACTTCTGTGACATCAACAAAGGTGCCATCGCCGTTGTTTTGGAAGAGTCGGTCAGTTTCAAGGGTGCTGATATAGATATCCGAATCGCCATCGTTATCATAATCGGCGACAGCGACACCCATGCCATAGAGGGGTGTGGTGAGACCCGCGGTTTCGGTGACATCGGTGAAGGTGTTGTCTCGGTTGTTGCGATAGAGTGCCATCGTTTGCCGCTTCTGGGTTGACTTGCCTTCCCAATCCTTTCCATTGACGAGTAGGATGTCCTGCCATCCGTCGTTGTCGTAATCTATGAAGGCGCATCCTGAACCCATTGTTTCAGGGAGGTATTTCTTGCCGAAGGCACCGGTGTTATGGATGAAGTCGATGCCTGCTGCTTGTGTGATGTTGGTAAATTTTATATTACCAGGGGGCGGCAAGTTTTGTGCAGCAGCATTGAGGGAAATGAGTAGGCAGCAAAATATTATATTGGCTATTAGTTTGGGAATGGAAGGTAGGAAGAAGGGTAGGATGAGACCCCGAGTCTCCAAATCGAAGAACCTTCCAATCTTCTTTTCCATCCTTCTATCCACATTTCCTCTGATCGCTGATGGCTGAAAGCCGATGGCTGATTGCTTTATACCGAAATCCACTGATCCTCCTCCCATGAGGTTTGGATAGCAGTCTGTACATCGGCGACAGCGGCGGCTTCTCGGAAACTCGGATTTCCCTGTTTTCCTGTGTGGATGGCTTGTAAAAACTGGTACGCTTCAATTGTCTTTAGGTCATCGTAGCCTAATCCAACGCCGGGACCGGGATTGAAATAACTGTGGAATGGATGGTCGGGACCGCTTAAGACGCGTGTGTACCCATCAGGAAAACCGTCCTCGGCGGGTAGGTAGACCTCAAGTTCGTTCATTTGCTCAAAGTTCCAGCGCAACGCTCCGTCTGTACCGTTCACTTCAAACGCCATTTCACACTTTGGTCCAGTAATGACTCTGCAAGCCTCCAAGGTGCCGCGGACCCCATTTTCAAACCGGACTAATGCCCCAACGTAATCTTCATTCGTGACCGCTTCCATTTTGCCATCACCACCGAGGGTAAAGTGTGTGCCGGTCCCCGCTGTCGCTATCGGACGTTCTGGGATGAACGTTTCCTGTTGTGAGACGACGCTGTCGATACCGCCGACGATAAAGTGCGCCATGTCAATGACGTGGGAGAGCAGATCGCCCAGCGTTCCCAATCCTGCTATCTCTTTCTGAAACCGCCATGAAAGGACTGCGCGCGGGTGACTCGCATAACCAGCGAAAAACCTACCGCGGTAGTGGGTGAGTTTGCCGAGTTTTCCCTCTGAAATCAGTTGATGCGCGTATTGGACGACGGGTGCCCATCTGTAGTTATAACCAACATAGGTTAGGATACCTGCGCGCTGTGCGGCGGCATAGATAGCCTTCGTTTCAGCCGGATTCCGTCCGACAGGCTTCTCACAGAAGACGTGTTTTCCAGCGGCAGCTGCTGTCTCAACAATCTCAAGGTGCATGCTATTCGGCGCGGCGATGTTAACGACCTGTACCTCTTTGCCATCTATCACGTGTCGGAAATCGGTGGTTGTGCGTTCAAATCCGAAACGTGTTTTTGCCTCGGTTGTACGCTCGGCAACGTCATCAGCACAAATGACAAGCCTGGGGTGGAGGGGACTGTCGTGGAACCGATCACTAATTTGGCGGTATGCGCGGGCGTGCGTCATGCCCATCCATCCCATCCCGATAATGCCGATGCCAACTGTCTGTTTGGTCTCCATTTCTCGTATGTGTACCTTTCGTCAATTATTTTTCAGGTGTCCCCATGTAGTTGCAAGTTTAGCTTGTGGCTCGACGGGGAGTGTGTTTTCCGGACCCCCATCGCCAATGTTCTGACCTGTGATTTCAACGTCATCGAAGCGGACTTCTGCATTTGAGACACCCAACCCAGCTTGCCCTGCTTCCAGAGGGTTGGCATCGAACACGGTGAACAACTTCTTATCAATATGGAATTCAATTTCACCGTTTCTATGAATAGTAGCAGTGAGTTGGTACCATCTGTCCGTTTTTACTTCAAAATCGAATTCTCCGAGTGTGACCGGTCCGGCTGGAAATGGACGGAATTTCCTAATACTGATAAAGTCAAAGTCCCCAATGATACGGAAATAATAATGTGCATCAAGTAGTCCATCAAGTAGTTCATTAGTGTTAGCATGCATTACGATCCCAAAAGTCGCGGGTTCCTTTTTACTTTTCACTAATTTTGCTCGACAGGATACAGCATAGTATTCCCATGTGGATTCACCTGTCAGCCACATAGCAAAACCTGATTCGTCCAATGATTCCGCGACAGCTTCACCCTTATCCGACCACCACTTTCCTGCTCCATTTTCCCAATCATCAACGATTTTCCATTCGGACATGTCGTTGTCTTCAAAACTATCTTTCCAAGTGCCTGCAAAAGCAAATTGGTTCAAAGCAACGCTGCAAATAACGAGTCCGAAAATGAGACATTTTTTGATCATCGTTTTCTCCTTTGCGAGAGAGACGAGTCTCTCGCTGCTGTTGCGGACTTAGTTTTTCTTAAGTTTTCCCCATGTGGTTGCGAGTTTGGTTCGTGGCTCGACAGGAAATGCTTTTCCTGGACCTCCATTGTCAACGTTCGGACCCGTAATTTCAACATTGTCAAAGCGAGCCTGTCCATCTGCGACAACGAGTCCGGCTTGGCCGCCTTTCAAGGGCTCATCGTCAATGACAGTGAAGACCTCGTCGTCAACCTTGAATTCAAGGGTGCCGTCTTCATGAATCGTGGCAGTCAGTTCATACCACGTATCAATTTCAGCATCAAATGGAAAGATAACGGGAAACCAACGGTCTCGGAGTGCTTTGACAATTCGGACGGTGTTGAAAACATAGTCGATAAAAAAGAGGTAACGGGTGTCTTCATCGCCTCTGTCGTGGAGTGTTAGCCCGATGCTTGGCGGTTCATTCTTGTCTTCCACTAATTTTGCGCGACACGAGAGCGAATAGTTCTTCCATGTGAGTTCACCTGTAATCCAGAGACTCATGAAGCCGGGTAGAAAGATTTCGCCAACGGCTTCGCCGTCACTAATCCACCATTTTTCAACCTTGCGGTCGAGATTAAAAATTTTCCATTCACGGGTGTCTTTGTCTTCAAAGTCGTCGCGCCATGTGCCCGCGAAACTCGGTTGCCATGCCCATAATGAAAAGCAGATGAGCATAATGATTGCGGTTATTGATGTAAGCTTTTTCATCGTTTTCTCCTTAGGGTTCGGTTATTATACACGCGCCATCCGAATCTGCATACGGGCAGGAACAGCAATGTTTAAGGTTTTTCTCGTAAACCCCGCGCTGCAGGGCGGATATTCTTTTCTGCCACTGTTCCTGAACGTCCTGCAATTGTGTCATGTCGAAGTGTATCTGTTCACACCGATTTTCTTCGGTAAAGAAGAGATTAATTATCACAGTTGATTGATTTGGATAACGCCGATGTGCAAGTAAACTGTAAAGTTCCATTTCTGGACGGTATGTATCTAAGTTCTGAAGTTTATCGGTTTCGTAATTGATTATCTGCCAATTTCCTGTTTCATCTTTAAAAATCCTGTCCAATCTGCCATCAATAATGTGTCCGTTGATATCTGCGTGGATTTGCTGATTGGTGTGAATTGTGGATGCAGAGAACGCATTTTGTCCAAGTTCAGAGTTAATAAAATTATTAACATAAGTGCGAAGTGCCACTGTAGATTCAGGCGTTGCTTCGGGATAATTCTCAAGTGCGTGATCAATCAGCATATCAAGGTTTTCTAAGTCTGATGATTGTCTTATTCGAGCGAGGACGTAGCGAACCTCAGCCTTCATTTCATTTTCATCTGGATCCGATTCTCCTTGCCCGTTCGTTGGAATTCGTAGGACATTTTCCAACTGATACCGCAGCGGACAGCGCGCATAGTTAGCGAGTTCGGGGACAGAGAAGGACGCAGAGACATCGGTTGGTGCCAGATTCGGTAACGGATACTCCGGAAAATCGACGGGTGTTGTTTCATCAAAAGTTTTGTCTGCTGGCATAGGGGCTTCAGATTGTTGACTGCTATCGGGAAAGACCTTTAGGCTAAAGGGTAAGTTCAGTAAATTGTCTTCTTCACCGATGCCGAGATGCTTATAAAGCCATTCAAGTATGTTCCGCGGTTTACCGGTGCCAGAGAGACTCCCTGATAAAATAAGTCGGTCCTGGGCGCGTGTCGTCCCAACATAGAACAATCGCTTCTTTTCGGCATACTCTTTTTGGTTCGCCCGATTTTTCATATAGTCAACAATGCGTGGTTCGGTTTTCTTGTAATTGTTGTCCGGATTAAGTGGACTGAAACCGATACCAAGTGTTTCATCAATAAAGGGTTCTCTCGTCGTTTCCGCACCTCGGTCAAGGCATGGAAGTATCACAACGGGGAATTGAAGCCCCTTGGCGGCATGAATCGTCATGATTTGGATTGCGTCTCTGCTTAGTTCCACTGGAGCCTGTCCTTCCCGAGGCTCTTCTGTAATAAGGATGTCCAGAAATTCGATGAAATCTGTAAGGGTTTGCTTGCTCTCGTCTCCGTCAAAATTTCTTGCGAGTTCCAAGAGTTTTTGGTAATTTGCCCATCGCTGCTGCCCCTGTTTTCCTGTTTTCAGCGTTCCAATCATTCCTGTTTCATTAACGATGGTTACAATGAGTTGGTTTACAAGCATGCGATGTGCAATCTGGATATGCCTTCTTAAAGTGTCTATTGCGCGTCCGAGGTTATCAGAACCCGCTTGGTAATTCTGTGCTTTGTTCCAGAAACTTGTTCCATCTTGCTGTGAAATTTCATAGAGTTCAGTGTCGGAGACACCGAAAGCAGGACCGCGAAGAACACCAGCAAGGGACGCGTGATGTTCTGTAGGTGTATTGAGGAAATGGAGGTAGTTCCAGATATCGTAGATTTCTTGGCGTTGATAGAAACCGATGCCACCGGTGGTGAGGTAGGGGATGCCTGCTTCAAGTAAAGCATGCTCAATATCAGGAAGGTGCGTTCTGCTACGGATGAGTATAGCGATGTCGCCGTATTCAATCGGACGTTCTGATTCTCCGCCGTTCTCGCTACGCACCCATACCGTTTCGCCGTTCCTGTTCATATTTTTGATGTGCTGCGCGATCAGCGTGTATTCGTTTGCTGCCGCGTCACCCTTCTCTCCGAGGATGATATCAATAGCACCGTTTGCGTCAACAGATCGCGCTTTAATAAGGGATTCAAAAGGCACCTCAAATTCGGCTCCGGTTTCGTTGCCCATCAGGTGCTGGAAAAAGTGATTGACAAACCCGACGGTATCTTGCAGGGAACGGAAATTCTCTTTGAGGGGGATGTCTTCACCTTCCTCGTCTTTGATTTTTTGGTTTGTCTTTTTAAACACACGGACATCCGCACCGCGAAACGCGTAAATGCTCTGTTTCGGATCACCTACGATAAAGAGATTCGCTTCTTTGAGTTCGTTTGTGAGCAGCATCACCAATTCGTGCTGTAGTTCATTTGTATCCTGATATTCGTCCACCATGTAGTATGTGTGGCGTTCAACCAATGCTTGCTGGATTTCTTTGTTGTCGCGGAGAAGGTCGCGGGTTTTCAGCTGCAGGTCATTGAAGTCGAGGGTGCCTTGAGAGAGTTTGGCAGTTTGGTAATTATTGAGGATTCGGGTATATAGGGTGAGCAGATCATGGGTTGTGCTGAGTAGAAAATCGTCATCAGTTTCGCCATCCTCCTCAATGATAGGAGCGTTTTGAATCTTTTCCGCGGCCGATACCAGAAAGTTGATTTCGGTTTCAATGTCCGATGTTTTGACCCCTCTGCCCAGAAAAGCGGTTTTCGCGATGTCACCACTTTTAATTGTAATTAGATCTGCGATTTCTTTCAGTAGACGCATCACTTCAGGTGCGTCTGAGTTTTTCTCAGGCAACATTTCCAATTTTTGGACGAAAGGTATAACCAATGTAACATTTTTCCCTTTCGCACGCTGCAAGGCAGCATTTAGGCACCGGATGAATTCGATAACATCGTCTTCCGACATCGATTTTGCACGAATGGCGTGTTCCCAAACATCTGGTAGCTGTTCGGAATTTTGATTGCCGTAAACCTCTTTTATGAGATGATCAATTACGTCACGCTGGTTTACCATCCCTGAAAAGAGTTCTTCCAAATCTTGCCGTCTGCCATAGCGTTGTAGCAGGCGTGTCAGTTCCGCACGGTGTTTATCTTCTTCGTTTGTGGCAATCTCCTTGAGGGTTTCCCGAAGGATTTGCTGTAGCAGGAGTTTCTGATCGATGCCTTGTAAGATGCTAAAATTGGCTGGCACACCGGCTTGGAATGGGAATTCTCTCAGGATACGTGAACAGAATGCATGGATGGTCGAGATGGGTGCCGTGTTCATCTGTTCAAGGATTGTTCCGCGATCAACAATGCTTTCTTCGGCATTAAGTTTTTCAATAACGCGTTCCTTCATCTCAGCGGCGGCTTTATCTGTGAAGGTGATAGCGACGATTTCTCGCGGGTTTGCTTTCTCGCTTCGCAAGATTTCAAGGTAACGTTCGACCAATACAGTCGTTTTTCCTGAACCGGCACCGGCGGTTACACAGATATGTTTGTCTATATTAAGGGCTTTTTGTTGGCTTGGTGTCAATTGCATTTTTTTAATAGTTATCAGTTGTCAGTCGTCAGTTATCAGTTAAGAGTCACCTTGTGGTGGTTGCTTTTGTTGTACCTGCCACAGCAAACCTC is a window encoding:
- a CDS encoding transporter substrate-binding domain-containing protein, whose protein sequence is MFLTAMLSGCERVQQIVAPQKVSAIETCTDGTRVLKVGFYAYFAPISYSAEEDPASTAFNTHLGYEADLLSALEAMKGTGLTFSRRAIAEWDGIWLKSAEPTYDIIGGGITILESRTQDVTGTPLITFTSGHIKFRQTLLVRAADAERLSSHAALNSGVRVGALSGTTGEARLLQLTKLVDEDGILMSGTRIEMDDGTLVVSDGTAAYTITAARSSPNLIGRRHLYPPTANMPQVIYLGDELGESELLDALAAGSIDAIARGEIGNQNTVHASNGAFVITAFDEQVEYGGFTLALEDTALAACIDKKLNYLTNNKSIGYGEWLQDPLVFIKRAEQWNIETE
- a CDS encoding CRTAC1 family protein; protein product: MEKKIGRFFDLETRGLILPFFLPSIPKLIANIIFCCLLISLNAAAQNLPPPGNIKFTNITQAAGIDFIHNTGAFGKKYLPETMGSGCAFIDYDNDGWQDILLVNGKDWEGKSTQKRQTMALYRNNRDNTFTDVTETAGLTTPLYGMGVAVADYDNDGDSDIYISTLETDRLFQNNGDGTFVDVTEVAGINNPGFGTSCAWFDYNKDGHLDLYVANYVEWSIENDLFCTLDGINKSYCTPESYTGQSSKLFRNRGNGTFTDVSRIARIEDNTSKSLGVCIFDYNADGLLDIFEANDTQPNKLYQNNGDGTFIEAGMLTGIAYNESGVATGAMGIDAADYDRTGKESLVIGNFSNEMLNLYHNEGDFFIDDAPAAHIGNATLLTLTFACFFFDFDLDGNLDIFTANGHVENDINAIQSQVTYAQPPHLFHNDSHGKFTEAVHKVGADLAKPMVGRGAAYGDIDNDGDWDLLVTTSNGPAHLFRNDGGNLNAWIKVQLVGQASNRDGIGAEIRVTSTLGTQTRTVKSGSSYCSQSELTAIFGINDDTIIETIEVKWPSGAISTRKNVKPNQHIRIEEDAQ
- a CDS encoding Gfo/Idh/MocA family oxidoreductase, which gives rise to METKQTVGIGIIGMGWMGMTHARAYRQISDRFHDSPLHPRLVICADDVAERTTEAKTRFGFERTTTDFRHVIDGKEVQVVNIAAPNSMHLEIVETAAAAGKHVFCEKPVGRNPAETKAIYAAAQRAGILTYVGYNYRWAPVVQYAHQLISEGKLGKLTHYRGRFFAGYASHPRAVLSWRFQKEIAGLGTLGDLLSHVIDMAHFIVGGIDSVVSQQETFIPERPIATAGTGTHFTLGGDGKMEAVTNEDYVGALVRFENGVRGTLEACRVITGPKCEMAFEVNGTDGALRWNFEQMNELEVYLPAEDGFPDGYTRVLSGPDHPFHSYFNPGPGVGLGYDDLKTIEAYQFLQAIHTGKQGNPSFREAAAVADVQTAIQTSWEEDQWISV
- a CDS encoding UvrD-helicase domain-containing protein, which codes for MQLTPSQQKALNIDKHICVTAGAGSGKTTVLVERYLEILRSEKANPREIVAITFTDKAAAEMKERVIEKLNAEESIVDRGTILEQMNTAPISTIHAFCSRILREFPFQAGVPANFSILQGIDQKLLLQQILRETLKEIATNEEDKHRAELTRLLQRYGRRQDLEELFSGMVNQRDVIDHLIKEVYGNQNSEQLPDVWEHAIRAKSMSEDDVIEFIRCLNAALQRAKGKNVTLVIPFVQKLEMLPEKNSDAPEVMRLLKEIADLITIKSGDIAKTAFLGRGVKTSDIETEINFLVSAAEKIQNAPIIEEDGETDDDFLLSTTHDLLTLYTRILNNYQTAKLSQGTLDFNDLQLKTRDLLRDNKEIQQALVERHTYYMVDEYQDTNELQHELVMLLTNELKEANLFIVGDPKQSIYAFRGADVRVFKKTNQKIKDEEGEDIPLKENFRSLQDTVGFVNHFFQHLMGNETGAEFEVPFESLIKARSVDANGAIDIILGEKGDAAANEYTLIAQHIKNMNRNGETVWVRSENGGESERPIEYGDIAILIRSRTHLPDIEHALLEAGIPYLTTGGIGFYQRQEIYDIWNYLHFLNTPTEHHASLAGVLRGPAFGVSDTELYEISQQDGTSFWNKAQNYQAGSDNLGRAIDTLRRHIQIAHRMLVNQLIVTIVNETGMIGTLKTGKQGQQRWANYQKLLELARNFDGDESKQTLTDFIEFLDILITEEPREGQAPVELSRDAIQIMTIHAAKGLQFPVVILPCLDRGAETTREPFIDETLGIGFSPLNPDNNYKKTEPRIVDYMKNRANQKEYAEKKRLFYVGTTRAQDRLILSGSLSGTGKPRNILEWLYKHLGIGEEDNLLNLPFSLKVFPDSSQQSEAPMPADKTFDETTPVDFPEYPLPNLAPTDVSASFSVPELANYARCPLRYQLENVLRIPTNGQGESDPDENEMKAEVRYVLARIRQSSDLENLDMLIDHALENYPEATPESTVALRTYVNNFINSELGQNAFSASTIHTNQQIHADINGHIIDGRLDRIFKDETGNWQIINYETDKLQNLDTYRPEMELYSLLAHRRYPNQSTVIINLFFTEENRCEQIHFDMTQLQDVQEQWQKRISALQRGVYEKNLKHCCSCPYADSDGACIITEP